TTGAAAGAAAGGTACATTGAAATCAGAATCACGAGGCCGAACGCAGTCTGATCTCATCCATCCGATTCTCCGCTTTACATTGTCGTACACGATCAGGTGTCCACGCATCGACACGTctacagaaaacaaaaacaaaagatatttcAATGTTCGATTATTACGAGATTCTGATTAATATAATTATGTCTTTTGATTTTACCTCCAAGAATAATGGTGGATCCATCATGAACACTGCTTCCATCTAATATCCCAAGACATACGTTTCCTTTGTTCTGCATCAAAAGTGTGTACGAAACTCAAATAAACAAAAGCCAAATCATAATCGTGAGAGCATTAACTAAAACGCTTACGCTTATGATCAAGTAATCCTCTGGCTGAAGCACAAGTTTTCTTGATATGATCCACCATTTGCTCCCTATTTGCAGAGTTATTGGTCTAAAGAACCGTTTAACATCCGACAAGGAACTGCATATCAAAACACCAACAGTTAACCTTTAAAGATATGAAATTGGAtacttttttgttaaaataagtTCTGAAAACTACCTGATCACGAAGTCAGCTCGCCAACAGATAGGCAGTGTTTTGTCTGATTCGTCAAGTGTTAGTCCCAACCCAGAAACTTCTTTAAGCTTTTCACCAACGAACACAATAACAAAATCATTGACCAGAAGAAGAGTTTAATCTAAAAAGTATTTATTGGTATTCATAATGTGATAGCTTACTGATTTGACCAGGTGAGAGTAAGCCTTGTTAGGGAAGTATGTATAAGAGCTTCCTGTGTCAAATAAGACTTTGCCTACTCTACCGTCTGAGCTAAGCATACTATTCCCGTAGCTAACTTTCGAAACTTGCATCTGATAAACTTCCCTGAAAGATCCCAGAAATGCAAATATTGATTGTTTGACTATGTGAATGATTGAAAACTTTTGGGAATTATACTTACAAGTGAGAATGGTGAAGCATAGGAACCCATGAGATTCCGTGCGAGGGAACCAAATCACTTCCCATGATGATATACCCTTCACCGTTTAGATCAGAGGGAAGGCAGTGGCCAATCACATTGCTGATGATACCTCGGGTTGCAAGTTGAGAAGGCAAGCTAATTTGAGCTCTGCTTAGACCGAGGATCCCGTCTGTTTTAACCAGAGTGTTTAACAGCAGCCCTTGCTGATCATATCCACACCTTAAAGTTCCagtcacaaaaatgatattTCCGTAAGAAAGTCACAAatagtttttagaaaaaaaggGAGTAATAATGGTTACCCGAAAACAATATCCAAGTCGGCAACAGAGCCGTTGTGGAGATTGATATGAAACTCATCTTTGGTGAGAACTCCAAGGGAAGAGCTAAGATCAGCATAGTCAATCTCGTAGTCACATTGCTCACAATCCTCACAATGTTGTGTCATTTGATTCTTTTGAACTTCTACACATAAGGACTCCGCGGATCTCACTAACATACCTTTTCTTGGTGTATATAGTTGATTTGCTCCCTAAATACCCACCACCAAATCAAGAATGTTCATCAGCACTTTCACACATACTATTCTcctaaaaatctttaaaaaaaaaagaaaacaggaTCTTTACCTTAGCGCAGCTCCTACAAGGAGCGTCACACTGGACCCAAGTCAAGTCACTTCCAGTATCGATGTCAAGATAGAAGTAGTGTTTTCCAACAAGAATCCGTGTGAAGTAAAACCtgcaataaaattaaaaaaaaaaaaaaaaaaaaaagctttcagTTACTTGGGCTGTAAGTAACAAAACAACATTTTACATTTCAATACAATACAATGAATGCTCTATTACCCATTAGGATAGACATCTCCAGCAACGGGAAGAATCGTAGTGGAGGAGTCAAAAGAAGCATCGTTGACTTTCACAAGGATTCCAGTTTTTAGTACATCCACAACTTCCGCTAACTTCCGGTCTGGAATCGCGCGGGCACCCAGTTTGTGGTACACGGGGAAGACAAACGACGACGTTTCGCGGCGATTGGGTTCATCGTCACGATCCCTCTCAtcatcataaaccctaaacatcTGAACGGTGTTGGGGAAAACAGAGGCGTAGAAAGCAACCGCGAGGAGCGAAATAGCGATAAGGCTCAGCACTAGCCTCGGCGAGCCCGTGGAGAGATCCGAGAGCCAGAATCCGGGATCCGGGGGGCCGGGTTGAAAAGTCGGGTTTGGGTGGTCAGTGAGGGTGAAGGCGGAGATAGTTTTGCCTTGGGAAGGATCATCGGAAGGTGGGAGAGTGATTATGACTACGGCATGGGCTCGCTGGTCGTCAGGTTGTGGCTCCATTCTCCGACAAATTGATTTTAGGGAGATTTCGATCGAGAATTGAAATGGCAGAGTAGGACTAGGAGGGATGTGGTCAAGAGTCAAGAGGCCTATGCGAAGTTGCGAGGAAGGAGAGAGGTCTGTtgttttttactaatatttgaATATTATTAAGCTACTTCAATCCTATTtgatcttctttttcttttgtcaacacTTAAACCATATTTGAAAGATACCAATTACGtcaaaaatattagtataattTACTCTGAAGATTTGGAGAAAATTGAGTTCTTTTTAATCTTATAAATTACAGATTTAACAGACGATACTCTCcctcattttatatataattaagaacgttttaataaatatatattcatttaaacaaaatataagtATTTAACCGGGCCTCGTGGTCTGGTGGTAAAAAAACCTCGGATGAGGTGTCCGCCATCATGAGTTCGAGCCTCCGCCACAGCGGATTTAACATGGTTTCCGTTTGGCCTCCAGGACCTTCCTCGCCAGTTCCGGTTGGACGCGATGGGATAGTCGGACTAAGTGAGAGGTCTGGATAcctggattatcaaaaaaaaaatataagtattttaTGATAAAACAATATGTTAATTT
This sequence is a window from Brassica rapa cultivar Chiifu-401-42 unplaced genomic scaffold, CAAS_Brap_v3.01 Scaffold1090, whole genome shotgun sequence. Protein-coding genes within it:
- the LOC103868663 gene encoding aspartyl protease APCB1, whose amino-acid sequence is MEPQPDDQRAHAVVIITLPPSDDPSQGKTISAFTLTDHPNPTFQPGPPDPGFWLSDLSTGSPRLVLSLIAISLLAVAFYASVFPNTVQMFRVYDDERDRDDEPNRRETSSFVFPVYHKLGARAIPDRKLAEVVDVLKTGILVKVNDASFDSSTTILPVAGDVYPNGFYFTRILVGKHYFYLDIDTGSDLTWVQCDAPCRSCAKGANQLYTPRKGMLVRSAESLCVEVQKNQMTQHCEDCEQCDYEIDYADLSSSLGVLTKDEFHINLHNGSVADLDIVFGCGYDQQGLLLNTLVKTDGILGLSRAQISLPSQLATRGIISNVIGHCLPSDLNGEGYIIMGSDLVPSHGISWVPMLHHSHLEVYQMQVSKVSYGNSMLSSDGRVGKVLFDTGSSYTYFPNKAYSHLVKSLKEVSGLGLTLDESDKTLPICWRADFVISSLSDVKRFFRPITLQIGSKWWIISRKLVLQPEDYLIISNKGNVCLGILDGSSVHDGSTIILGDVSMRGHLIVYDNVKRRIGWMRSDCVRPRDSDFNVPFFQG